Below is a window of Humulus lupulus chromosome 9, drHumLupu1.1, whole genome shotgun sequence DNA.
TGTAGGGTCCTCTAagaaagaaacctcctatgtcaaaaagttcATCCAAGGATATGTCAAAACCTCCTATGACTAGCCCGcatctgtcatcagctgggtctcacatcaatccagaaaacactctgaccgaaggccaaccatttgccgatcacatcatgaatcgcatccatgttagccttcagtttatggtgagagaattttgcagagttaagggaataaactcagtcgtctccattccagtggacccaacattcatgaatcgcgagtcaatattcctaacttcagaggatgtggaacaagttgctaccttgcatatgattggaggctcagcaatgatattcggattaaggtatcccttaaactaattctttggaatgataggaatttagaatcagttatgagtactgctctgtgatctgttgaaaattttcatagacattgaatgtttacaggtttgggaagtcctatttataggggaaactctgccgaaatttttcaaaatatttaacactaaagaaaattttgcagatgcatttgggagtctctatttccaaatcagcgtgtctattacaagttttatgacattgaacgtcttagcattaataatgttaacgatgtagagcgatcaaccattgacttggcgaattggttgatgaccatggatagagttggtcaactttactttataccttggaacatacggtaagaaatagtgtaaattttttttatttgattagtcatatattaaaaatttaattattttacttaacatacgcttcttattttagggaacattggatgttggtgattgctatgccaaaaggaaaaatcgtgttcttagatccattgaaatcacacaaacgtccagaagaaattgattcaatgataatgaggtaagttttaaattttttaaaatatttcataatatgcaacaaatattacatgttactacattttaataacttttgttaataattttctttttaaatagtgcatattatagagcttcttccaatgcattactcggcaatcccacaaagatattcaatgttacatgtccaagacaaccacaaagtcatgaatgtggtttttatgtcttgaagtacattagagatcttgtacgggcatcaaatgcaatgactaccctaaaagaaaaagtaagttcattttttataatttatttgctatcgataatctatgaaattaatttatatttattaattttacagtttggtgggaagacgcaatattgtgagattgcagacctcttgccaatccaacacgaatggttagccAAATTGATaccatacatttatcagtaagcctatttttgtttagttgtaagtttagtattttgtaaatgtattaatgttaaggctatgtaaatgtattaatgttaaggctagttatcttacttaagtacttgtattttatatgtttatgtacaacatttttaattaataaaagttatcatatatttattcaaaaaaatttcttaaccaatttcaattgtaaaaatatatataattgtaatattatataattaaattgttgaaaaataattaggccaaaaaaaaataaaattaattagatcaattaaataaaatcaggccaaaatatatatatatttatataaaaatagaaaccatccatttaaaaataattagaaacatatattaaataaaaaatgcgggcattttctacttcggtttttaggtaaaaccgaagtaaaatgtacactttctacttcggttttacctaagaaccgaagtagaaagtccccttttacttcggttcttaggtaaaaccgaagtagaaagtgtacattttacttcggttttacctaaaaaccgaagtagaatccccactttctacttcggttttacctaaaaaccgaagtacaaagtgcccaggatgctagcgtatatacactttctactttggttattaagtaaaaaccgaagtagaaagtggggattctacttcggtttttagctagtttttacttcgctccgaactacttcggttgcgaattttagcgaaaaccgaagtaaatcaagcttaaaaaccaAAGTAAAAGCCCTTTTTCCTTGTTGtgctgatttaccatcagtctgagagtaataaactgtactgaattccatccaCGTTCTCATTGCCTTCTCtcacccttccataacctggaagtcGCACTAGAGTCTTCAtataataagatagaccttgagttctcAAGAAGGCACTCTATCTCTTTTCGCACACAGGGATCTGAATACTAATTAGTTGCATAACTTATCCTTTTTGACAAAATAAACTTACTTAAAAaaaactggtccataatgacccaatgccaactcatactgacccactatcctgggcagccccaccacgAAACCCATCACGGTgctttccttatttccactataaaatactcaaaggttaCCATGGCCTCACCAATTGCTGACACTCTGATCCGACTTGATAATAGGCTAAGAACCTTACCACGCatccattacatccctctccatctcaggccatcactacaaaactttcatatcttgttacatttccaggatgcctgaatgaagagaaaaagagaatagcatgagattcatccagaatctcccaactAACCTCAGATTCTAAACCCGAcccctataccacaataaatttaTATCTGACACTACACGActtttagctaatccagctaagactttccattcAATATTTCTTATCtatggctcacttaaccatctttcctttttacCTTCTCCAAAATGATAATCTTAAACATAaatctggccacctggcccaccagaaactctaccctagttttggtcagatcctttaatcaatacattgcataggcaatcacttttctctggAACTGAGGTGTCACAACAACCTCCAAACTAATTTTGAtctataagaagactcagaatcaattcccaaggcacctgaaatatttTTACCACCCAAACACACTCCTGCCCCTatggttgtagagtccaagaactttacttagctaagttagatagttgtataatagtaataatagtattatctttatgactgtggatttttggttcagaccgggatttatttggacactcatagtagtacttgtagattttctaagtttaacctatagtttaggaatattaattttaaccaaaggtttgattaatatgaatgatattgaggataatatttattatactataaggtttaaataagaaccaattagataatagcacatgtt
It encodes the following:
- the LOC133802063 gene encoding uncharacterized protein LOC133802063; protein product: MLQEDAEIPCSVGEIQYVRDTYDTFLPWPKDLIMTDQGPLRKKPPMSKSSSKDMSKPPMTSPHLSSAGSHINPENTLTEGQPFADHIMNRIHVSLQFMVREFCRVKGINSVVSIPVDPTFMNRESIFLTSEDVEQVATLHMIGGSAMIFGLRYPLN